In a single window of the Burkholderia pyrrocinia genome:
- a CDS encoding Rieske 2Fe-2S domain-containing protein has product MSATLDQANELDHLLATAVQDDKAAGVFRCRRDIFTNAELYELEMKHIFESNWVYLAHESQIPDNNDYYTTWIGRQPVVITRDKTGELHAVINACAHKGAMLCRRKHGNKGSFTCPFHGWTFSNTGKLLKVKDEKTTEYPVQFNTNGSHDLKKVARFANYRGFLFGSLSADVLPLEDYLGETRVIIDQIVDQAPNGLEVLRGNSSYIYEGNWKMQMENGCDGYHVSTVHWNYAATMGRRKEDGTKAVDANSWSKSVAGVYGFDNGHILLWTKTMNPEVRPVYQHREEIKARVGDVQADFIVNQTRNLCVYPNVFLMDQFSTQIRVVRPLGVDRTEVTIFCFAPKGESEADRTLRIRQYEDFFNVTGMGTADDLEEFRACQAGYAGITAMWNDLSRGAPLWVDGPDENARKMGLNPRISGERSEDEGLFVCQHEHWVQVMRDALKKERGEVAA; this is encoded by the coding sequence ATGTCCGCCACCCTCGACCAAGCCAACGAACTGGATCACCTGCTCGCCACCGCCGTGCAGGATGACAAGGCGGCCGGCGTATTCCGCTGCCGCCGCGACATCTTCACCAACGCGGAACTGTACGAGCTCGAGATGAAGCACATCTTCGAGAGCAACTGGGTGTACCTGGCGCACGAAAGCCAGATCCCGGACAACAACGACTACTACACGACGTGGATCGGCCGCCAGCCGGTGGTCATCACGCGCGACAAGACCGGCGAGCTGCACGCGGTGATCAATGCATGCGCCCACAAGGGCGCGATGCTGTGCCGCCGCAAGCACGGCAACAAGGGCAGCTTCACGTGCCCGTTCCACGGCTGGACGTTCTCGAACACCGGCAAGCTGCTGAAGGTGAAGGACGAGAAGACGACCGAGTATCCGGTGCAGTTCAACACGAACGGGTCGCACGACCTGAAGAAGGTCGCGCGCTTCGCGAACTATCGCGGCTTCCTGTTCGGCAGCCTCAGCGCCGACGTGCTGCCGCTCGAGGACTACCTCGGCGAAACGCGCGTGATCATCGACCAGATCGTCGACCAGGCGCCGAACGGGCTCGAAGTGCTGCGCGGCAACTCGTCCTACATCTACGAAGGCAACTGGAAGATGCAGATGGAGAACGGTTGCGACGGCTACCACGTCAGCACCGTGCACTGGAACTACGCGGCGACGATGGGCCGCCGCAAGGAAGACGGCACCAAGGCCGTCGACGCGAACAGCTGGAGCAAGTCGGTCGCCGGCGTGTACGGGTTCGACAACGGCCACATCCTGCTATGGACGAAAACGATGAACCCGGAAGTGCGGCCCGTGTACCAGCACCGTGAAGAGATCAAGGCGCGTGTCGGCGACGTGCAGGCCGATTTCATCGTCAACCAGACGCGCAACCTGTGCGTGTACCCGAACGTGTTCCTGATGGACCAGTTCAGCACGCAGATTCGCGTCGTGCGGCCGCTCGGCGTCGACAGGACCGAAGTCACCATTTTCTGTTTCGCGCCGAAGGGCGAGAGCGAAGCCGACCGCACGCTCCGCATTCGCCAGTACGAGGATTTCTTCAACGTGACGGGCATGGGCACCGCCGACGATCTCGAGGAGTTCCGCGCATGCCAGGCAGGCTACGCGGGTATCACGGCGATGTGGAACGACCTGTCGCGCGGTGCGCCGCTGTGGGTCGACGGCCCGGACGAGAACGCGAGGAAGATGGGGCTGAACCCGCGCATTTCGGGCGAGCGCAGCGAGGACGAAGGGCTGTTCGTGTGCCAGCACGAACACTGGGTGCAGGTGATGCGCGATGCGCTGAAGAAGGAACGCGGGGAGGTGGCGGCATGA
- the benB gene encoding benzoate 1,2-dioxygenase small subunit, which yields MNFDYRTVCAALYREARLLDDHQWDEWLTCYTEDVTYWMPAWDDDDRPTDDHQSQISLMYYPDRGGLEDRVFRIKTERSGASTPEPRTSHNVTNVEVLAERENEVDVRYNFHTLNHRYRVTDHFFGTMFVTLRKAGGEWLISYKKIVLKNDYIRQVLDVYHV from the coding sequence ATGAACTTCGATTACCGGACTGTCTGCGCGGCGCTGTATCGCGAAGCGCGCCTGCTCGACGATCACCAGTGGGACGAGTGGCTGACCTGCTACACGGAAGACGTCACGTACTGGATGCCCGCGTGGGACGACGACGATCGGCCGACCGACGACCACCAGAGCCAGATCTCGCTGATGTACTACCCGGATCGCGGCGGCCTCGAGGATCGCGTGTTCCGGATCAAGACCGAGCGCAGCGGCGCGTCGACGCCCGAGCCGCGCACCAGCCACAACGTGACGAACGTCGAGGTGCTGGCCGAACGCGAGAACGAAGTGGACGTGCGCTACAACTTTCACACGCTGAACCATCGTTACCGCGTGACCGATCACTTCTTCGGCACGATGTTCGTCACGTTGCGCAAGGCGGGCGGCGAGTGGCTGATCTCGTACAAGAAGATCGTGCTGAAGAACGACTACATCCGGCAGGTGCTCGACGTCTATCACGTCTGA
- the benC gene encoding benzoate 1,2-dioxygenase electron transfer component BenC — translation MSSYKIALNFEDGVTRFIDCKAGEKVLDAAFRAKINLPMDCSDGVCGTCKCRAESGSYDLGDDYIDDALTEDEKDSGLVLTCQMVPQGDCVIAVPTSSVACKTGQGGFAATVTKVEQHNDAAVVLELAVGESAPVFLPGQYVNIDVPASGQHRSYSFSSAPADAKVSFLIKKIPGGVMSTWLESAQPGDKLELHGPLGSFYLRDVQRPLLLLAGGTGLAPFLSMLEVLARTGSQQKVHLIYGVTRDLDLVLVDAIEACAAKLPNFSFATVVADAQSSHPRKGWVTQHIPADALNDGDVDVYLCGPPPMVDAVRKYFDDEGVKPNSFHYEKFTPNVTAKAA, via the coding sequence ATGTCCAGCTACAAGATTGCACTGAATTTCGAGGACGGGGTGACCCGCTTCATCGACTGCAAGGCCGGCGAGAAAGTCCTCGACGCGGCCTTCCGCGCGAAGATCAACCTGCCGATGGACTGTTCCGACGGCGTGTGCGGCACCTGCAAGTGCCGCGCCGAAAGCGGCAGCTACGACCTCGGCGACGACTACATCGACGACGCGCTCACCGAAGACGAAAAGGACAGCGGCCTCGTGCTGACCTGCCAGATGGTGCCGCAAGGCGATTGCGTGATCGCGGTGCCGACGTCGTCGGTCGCGTGCAAGACCGGCCAGGGCGGGTTCGCCGCGACGGTGACGAAGGTCGAGCAGCACAACGATGCGGCCGTCGTGCTCGAACTCGCCGTCGGCGAGTCCGCGCCGGTGTTCCTGCCGGGTCAGTACGTGAACATCGATGTGCCCGCGAGCGGCCAGCACCGTTCGTATTCCTTCTCGTCAGCGCCGGCCGATGCGAAGGTCAGTTTCCTGATCAAGAAGATTCCCGGCGGCGTGATGAGCACGTGGCTCGAGTCGGCGCAGCCGGGCGACAAGCTGGAACTGCACGGGCCGCTTGGCAGCTTCTACCTGCGCGACGTGCAGCGTCCGCTGCTGCTCCTCGCGGGCGGCACGGGCCTTGCGCCGTTCCTGTCGATGCTCGAGGTGCTGGCGCGCACCGGTTCGCAGCAGAAGGTGCACCTGATCTACGGCGTGACGCGCGATCTCGATCTCGTGCTGGTCGACGCGATCGAAGCCTGCGCGGCCAAACTGCCGAACTTCAGCTTCGCGACCGTCGTCGCGGACGCTCAATCGAGCCATCCGCGCAAGGGCTGGGTCACGCAGCACATCCCGGCCGATGCGCTGAACGACGGCGACGTCGACGTGTATCTGTGCGGGCCGCCGCCGATGGTCGACGCGGTGCGCAAGTACTTCGACGACGAAGGCGTGAAGCCGAACAGCTTCCACTACGAGAAATTCACCCCCAACGTCACGGCAAAGGCGGCATGA
- the benD gene encoding benzoate diol dehydrogenase BenD — MTMQRFSGKVVVVTGAAQGIGRGVALRAAAEGGKVLFVDRADFVAEVAAEATGGETAGFVADLETYDGAHAAIDCAVQTFGGIDILINGVGGAIRMRPFAEFEPAQIDAEIRRSLMPTLYTCHAVLPHLLARGGGTIVNISSNATRGIRRVPYSAAKGGVNALTQALAMEYAEHNIRVVATAPGGTSAPPRRVPRNAAGDSEQEQAWMSEAVRQVTDSTFFKRYGSLDEQIAPILFLASDEASYITGTVLPVAGGDTG, encoded by the coding sequence ATGACCATGCAACGATTCTCCGGCAAGGTCGTCGTCGTCACCGGCGCGGCGCAGGGCATCGGCCGCGGCGTCGCGCTGCGCGCGGCAGCCGAAGGCGGCAAGGTGCTGTTCGTCGATCGCGCGGATTTCGTCGCCGAGGTGGCGGCCGAAGCGACGGGTGGCGAGACGGCCGGATTCGTCGCGGATCTCGAAACCTACGACGGCGCGCACGCGGCGATTGACTGCGCGGTGCAGACGTTCGGCGGCATCGACATCCTGATCAACGGTGTCGGCGGCGCGATTCGCATGCGCCCGTTCGCCGAATTCGAGCCGGCACAGATCGACGCGGAGATCCGCCGCTCGCTGATGCCGACGCTCTATACCTGTCACGCGGTGCTGCCGCACCTGCTCGCGCGCGGCGGCGGCACGATCGTCAACATCTCGTCGAACGCGACGCGCGGTATCCGCCGCGTGCCGTATTCGGCGGCGAAAGGCGGTGTCAACGCGCTGACGCAGGCGCTCGCGATGGAATACGCGGAGCACAACATCCGCGTCGTCGCGACCGCGCCGGGCGGCACCAGTGCGCCGCCGCGCCGCGTGCCGCGCAATGCGGCCGGCGACAGCGAGCAGGAGCAGGCGTGGATGAGCGAAGCCGTGCGGCAGGTGACCGATTCGACATTCTTCAAGCGCTACGGCAGCCTCGACGAGCAGATCGCGCCGATCCTGTTCCTGGCCTCCGACGAGGCAAGCTACATCACCGGCACGGTGCTGCCGGTCGCGGGCGGCGATACGGGTTGA
- a CDS encoding RidA family protein, translated as MRDRKAIVPAGMEAVYEKIGYAPGLKVGDTLYVSGQIGRDAALQLVEGREAQIVQAFENLKRVLEAAGASFNDVVDLTTFHTDMRDLPLFMQVRDRYLDAHPKPAWTAVGAHMLGGSPGYIIEIKAVAVLPD; from the coding sequence ATGCGTGATCGCAAAGCCATCGTTCCGGCGGGAATGGAAGCGGTGTACGAAAAAATCGGCTATGCGCCGGGCCTGAAGGTGGGCGATACGCTTTACGTGTCCGGCCAGATCGGCCGCGACGCGGCGCTGCAACTGGTCGAAGGCCGCGAAGCGCAGATCGTGCAGGCGTTCGAGAACCTGAAGCGCGTGCTGGAGGCGGCCGGCGCATCGTTCAACGACGTGGTCGACCTGACGACGTTCCATACCGACATGCGCGACCTGCCGCTGTTCATGCAGGTTCGCGACCGCTACCTCGATGCGCATCCGAAGCCGGCGTGGACGGCGGTCGGCGCGCACATGCTGGGCGGGTCGCCGGGTTATATCATCGAGATCAAGGCGGTGGCGGTGCTGCCCGACTGA
- a CDS encoding adenylate kinase has protein sequence MSLRAMDLSRTLVIGNSGSGKSWLAERIAAYIGAACIDLDPIHWLPGGYNAARERADAIRLVRQAAGADRWVIEGIYGWLVDEVKRDASALIWLCIDEAECVANIRHRGIRRGGSAEVFAALQDWAATYRSRSGSSSHAGHEAMFNRFAGDRIMLRSRDDVTRFAGRLPT, from the coding sequence ATGAGCTTGCGCGCGATGGACCTGAGCCGGACGCTCGTCATCGGAAACTCGGGTTCGGGGAAAAGCTGGCTGGCGGAACGTATCGCCGCGTACATCGGCGCCGCCTGCATCGATCTCGATCCGATCCATTGGCTTCCGGGCGGATACAACGCTGCCCGCGAGCGGGCTGACGCGATTCGGCTGGTTCGACAGGCTGCCGGCGCCGATCGCTGGGTCATCGAAGGCATTTACGGCTGGCTGGTCGACGAAGTCAAGCGCGATGCGAGCGCGCTGATCTGGCTGTGCATCGACGAAGCCGAATGCGTGGCCAATATTCGCCATCGCGGCATTCGACGCGGCGGCTCCGCCGAGGTGTTTGCCGCGTTGCAGGATTGGGCCGCGACTTACCGGTCGCGCAGCGGATCAAGTTCACATGCTGGCCACGAGGCCATGTTCAATCGGTTCGCCGGCGACAGGATCATGCTTCGGTCGCGCGATGATGTCACACGGTTTGCCGGTCGGTTGCCGACCTGA
- a CDS encoding DUF1641 domain-containing protein codes for MTERQPPDMTPPHAEPSAHDALEHLLGSLHRHGFLHFANEVVTANARLADTFVDALDKPGMQSGMQNLAVLLMALSRIPPEQFGKAVFAAADALHHVGAWQPAQHEHVAPGVRGAYRLLHDEALWDALTPLLEGLKVFAQGLARDPEQAVAAFGEKTAGK; via the coding sequence ATGACCGAACGCCAGCCCCCCGACATGACGCCTCCGCACGCGGAGCCCAGTGCGCACGACGCGCTCGAACACCTGCTCGGCAGCCTGCACCGGCATGGTTTCCTGCATTTTGCGAACGAGGTCGTCACCGCGAACGCGCGGCTGGCCGACACGTTCGTCGATGCGCTCGACAAGCCGGGCATGCAGAGCGGCATGCAGAATCTCGCGGTGCTGCTGATGGCGCTGTCGCGCATTCCGCCCGAACAGTTCGGCAAGGCCGTGTTCGCGGCGGCGGATGCGCTGCATCACGTGGGCGCGTGGCAGCCGGCACAGCACGAGCACGTTGCGCCCGGCGTGCGCGGCGCGTACCGGTTGCTGCACGACGAAGCGCTGTGGGATGCGTTGACGCCGTTGCTCGAAGGCTTGAAGGTGTTCGCGCAAGGGCTCGCGCGCGATCCGGAACAGGCTGTCGCGGCGTTCGGCGAAAAGACAGCGGGCAAGTGA
- a CDS encoding GNAT family N-acetyltransferase: MPPVSSPPVLDTPRLVLEGHPLGDFDALAAMWTEPDVVAHIFNGTPPAPRDSWMRMLAYRGLWPLLGYGYWAIREKASGRYVGDLGFADFHRLIEPSIRGVPEAGWALATWAHGKGYATEALAAALAWLDAQQRFERSVCLIAPTNVASIRVAEKAGYGDPVRIRFNDADSLLFSRASR; this comes from the coding sequence ATGCCGCCCGTCTCCTCCCCGCCCGTTCTCGACACGCCGCGCCTCGTCCTCGAAGGCCATCCGCTCGGCGACTTCGACGCGCTCGCCGCGATGTGGACCGAGCCGGACGTCGTCGCGCACATCTTCAACGGCACCCCGCCCGCGCCGCGCGACTCGTGGATGCGCATGCTCGCGTATCGCGGGCTGTGGCCGCTGCTCGGTTACGGCTACTGGGCGATTCGCGAGAAGGCGTCGGGCCGTTATGTCGGCGATCTCGGCTTCGCCGATTTCCACCGGCTCATCGAGCCGTCGATTCGCGGCGTGCCGGAAGCCGGCTGGGCACTCGCGACATGGGCGCACGGCAAGGGCTACGCGACCGAGGCGCTCGCGGCCGCGCTCGCGTGGCTCGATGCGCAGCAGCGGTTCGAACGCAGCGTGTGCCTGATCGCGCCGACCAACGTCGCGTCGATCCGCGTGGCGGAGAAAGCCGGTTATGGGGATCCGGTGCGCATCCGCTTCAACGACGCCGATTCGTTGCTGTTTTCACGCGCGAGCCGGTGA
- a CDS encoding AraC family transcriptional regulator: MTLESDWLSRFMALVTVTGKLEIRCAFGAPWAIAYERSPAREIPYHVVLRGRAILENPDDGTVHELGGGDLVLLPHGSPHVLHDGSGLPPVPAIKRPGGHVFIGENAGTGARLDMLCGRFVVAPPHDRLIRRHLPSDLVVRAAADSRTPDALAATARLTALVELMRAESLEQQLGGLAILNALSAALFALALRAISESGQAPTGLLALAGHPRLAPAIVAMLDDPARPWTLPDLAALCSMSRATFMRHFQSKLGHSAADLLTDIRMSLAANALRQPSASAEAVSADVGYQSVAAFRRVFTRWAGMTPGDWRRQAFGDRRDAAAADDGVADDAE; encoded by the coding sequence ATGACGCTCGAATCCGACTGGCTCAGCCGCTTCATGGCGCTCGTCACGGTCACGGGGAAGCTGGAAATCCGCTGCGCGTTCGGCGCGCCGTGGGCGATCGCGTACGAGCGCTCGCCCGCGCGCGAGATCCCGTATCACGTCGTGCTGCGCGGCCGCGCGATCCTCGAGAATCCCGACGACGGCACGGTGCACGAGCTCGGCGGCGGCGACCTCGTGCTGTTGCCGCACGGCTCCCCGCACGTGCTGCACGACGGCAGCGGGCTGCCGCCGGTGCCGGCGATCAAGCGGCCCGGCGGTCACGTTTTCATCGGCGAGAACGCGGGCACGGGGGCGCGGCTGGACATGTTGTGCGGGCGTTTCGTGGTCGCGCCGCCGCACGACCGGCTGATCCGGCGTCACCTGCCGTCGGATCTCGTCGTGCGCGCGGCGGCGGACAGCCGGACGCCCGATGCGCTGGCCGCGACCGCGCGGCTGACTGCACTCGTGGAACTGATGCGTGCGGAATCGCTCGAGCAGCAGCTCGGCGGCCTCGCGATCCTGAACGCACTGTCGGCGGCGCTGTTCGCGCTCGCGCTGCGCGCGATCAGCGAATCGGGGCAGGCGCCGACCGGCTTGCTGGCGCTGGCCGGCCATCCGCGCCTCGCGCCCGCGATCGTCGCGATGCTCGACGATCCGGCGAGGCCGTGGACGCTGCCCGACCTGGCCGCGCTGTGCAGCATGTCGCGCGCGACCTTCATGCGTCATTTCCAGTCGAAGCTCGGGCACTCGGCCGCCGACCTGCTGACCGACATCCGGATGAGCCTCGCCGCGAATGCGCTGCGCCAGCCGTCGGCCAGCGCCGAGGCCGTGTCGGCCGACGTCGGTTACCAGTCGGTCGCCGCGTTTCGGCGCGTGTTCACGCGCTGGGCGGGGATGACGCCCGGCGACTGGCGGCGCCAGGCGTTCGGCGATCGACGAGATGCGGCAGCAGCGGACGACGGTGTTGCCGACGACGCGGAGTAG
- a CDS encoding RidA family protein → MSIKLHNPASMAPPFSCYSQGASVPGDARWLYASGQVGVTADGVVPDDPERQTELAWDNLLAVLADAGMTAKDLVKVDGFITSPDLVPFFRKERERRFAGHAAATTMVIVAGLAESNLLVEIQAVAAR, encoded by the coding sequence ATGAGCATCAAATTGCACAATCCGGCCAGCATGGCGCCGCCGTTCTCCTGCTACAGTCAGGGCGCTTCGGTGCCCGGTGACGCACGCTGGCTGTATGCTTCCGGTCAAGTAGGCGTGACGGCGGACGGTGTCGTTCCGGACGATCCGGAGCGGCAAACCGAGTTGGCGTGGGATAACCTTCTGGCCGTGCTGGCCGATGCCGGGATGACCGCGAAGGATCTGGTCAAGGTCGACGGCTTCATCACGAGCCCGGACCTCGTGCCGTTCTTCCGCAAGGAGCGCGAACGGCGATTTGCGGGGCACGCTGCTGCAACCACGATGGTCATCGTCGCGGGGCTGGCCGAGTCCAATCTTCTGGTGGAGATTCAGGCGGTCGCGGCCCGCTGA
- a CDS encoding helix-turn-helix domain-containing protein — MRAHERSKTHLPSLIVSSMVDDNIRLSIRLITGKEPMPQGQDAESSTADENDSLSRAFGGRVRGLREASGLTLEQLSQLSGVSRAMLSKVERGEKSPTIGIATRIAHSLQSSLTELVGGDQPGGSTVVMRRAARPVFRDPETGFERHIVSPATGGSRVELIYHYLPAGVATGLLPGYPPGVEKQIVVTIGNLVVEFRTRKEYLGPGDSLFFQADVEHGFVNQTAEPCGYFMVISRRT; from the coding sequence ATGCGTGCCCACGAGCGCAGCAAGACGCATCTTCCGAGCTTGATTGTTTCTTCTATGGTGGATGATAATATCCGTTTGTCGATTCGACTCATCACGGGAAAGGAACCTATGCCGCAGGGACAAGACGCCGAATCGAGCACGGCGGACGAGAATGACTCGCTCTCGCGTGCCTTTGGGGGCCGTGTTCGCGGATTGCGGGAAGCTTCCGGGTTGACGCTGGAGCAACTGTCGCAACTTTCGGGGGTCAGCCGTGCCATGCTCTCCAAGGTTGAGCGCGGGGAGAAGAGCCCGACGATCGGCATCGCAACGAGAATCGCGCACAGCCTTCAATCGTCGCTGACGGAACTGGTCGGGGGCGATCAACCCGGAGGCAGTACGGTGGTCATGCGCAGGGCGGCACGCCCGGTCTTTCGCGACCCCGAAACGGGTTTTGAACGGCACATCGTTTCGCCAGCGACAGGCGGCAGCCGCGTGGAGCTCATCTATCACTACCTTCCCGCCGGCGTGGCGACCGGCCTGCTTCCCGGATACCCGCCCGGGGTGGAGAAACAGATCGTCGTGACGATCGGAAATCTCGTCGTGGAGTTCAGGACAAGGAAGGAATATCTGGGACCAGGCGACTCGCTGTTCTTCCAGGCCGACGTCGAGCACGGTTTCGTCAATCAGACGGCGGAGCCGTGCGGCTATTTCATGGTCATTTCTCGCCGCACCTAG
- a CDS encoding MBL fold metallo-hydrolase, translating to MDTNTMKLIAKGRNFASFQFGDLKIVALRDGYVDMPATRLRQVGGGTFDQPPVGTHLVDNQLRLSVNAFVIIDGERSVIVDTGASNTWYPTMGELVDGVAEAGIDRSSITDVLLTHTHEDHVNGLIAPDGSDAFPQAKRILVGPEEIPEFTGRLARLRDRVTPVTDNFAVSDRITAVRATGHSPGHTAYEAASSVGRLLVWGDIIHVPSVQFGRPEISWEFDSNQSRARDTRLALLERAARPHYYVAGAHLDFPGIGSVTAGGDGFAFHPVGVE from the coding sequence ATGGACACGAACACGATGAAGCTGATTGCAAAAGGCCGGAACTTCGCATCCTTCCAGTTTGGCGATCTGAAGATCGTTGCGCTCCGCGACGGATACGTCGATATGCCTGCCACGAGGCTCCGGCAAGTCGGCGGGGGGACTTTCGACCAGCCGCCCGTCGGGACGCATCTGGTCGACAACCAATTGCGACTGTCGGTCAATGCGTTCGTCATCATTGACGGCGAACGGTCCGTCATCGTCGACACCGGCGCGTCGAACACGTGGTATCCCACGATGGGAGAACTGGTGGATGGTGTCGCTGAAGCCGGGATCGACAGGTCCAGTATCACGGACGTGTTGCTGACGCACACGCATGAGGATCATGTGAACGGCCTGATCGCACCGGACGGTTCGGACGCATTTCCGCAAGCGAAGAGAATCCTCGTCGGCCCGGAGGAAATCCCGGAATTTACCGGCCGGTTGGCCCGGCTGCGGGATCGCGTCACGCCGGTTACGGACAATTTCGCCGTGAGCGACCGGATCACTGCGGTTCGCGCGACCGGGCATTCTCCCGGACACACCGCATACGAAGCGGCAAGCAGTGTCGGGCGCTTGCTGGTGTGGGGCGACATTATCCACGTGCCGTCGGTGCAGTTCGGGCGCCCCGAGATTTCATGGGAATTCGACAGCAATCAGTCGAGGGCTCGCGATACACGATTGGCACTTCTGGAGCGTGCGGCACGGCCGCATTATTACGTGGCTGGCGCCCATCTGGATTTCCCCGGTATCGGGAGCGTGACGGCGGGTGGTGACGGCTTCGCGTTTCATCCCGTTGGCGTTGAGTGA
- a CDS encoding carboxymuconolactone decarboxylase family protein: MSRIAIPAIESATGATADVYAQVRKVAGGTVPNLFAAVGHLAPNALAAVLNAEGVLAGGTLSKQDLETIKLLVSADTGCDYCVAAHNLLGKMTGLSADALRAIRSAQPNTGDATRDALIRFVLNLQRTSGTITDDEFASIREAGYTDPQLAEISLAIALTIFTNTFNRINDTVVDFPPVK, encoded by the coding sequence ATGAGCCGCATCGCCATCCCCGCCATCGAATCCGCCACCGGCGCGACCGCCGACGTCTACGCACAAGTCCGCAAGGTCGCCGGCGGCACCGTCCCCAACCTGTTCGCCGCCGTCGGCCATCTCGCGCCGAACGCGCTCGCGGCCGTGCTCAACGCCGAAGGCGTGCTCGCCGGCGGCACGCTGAGCAAGCAGGATCTCGAAACGATCAAGTTGCTCGTCAGCGCCGACACCGGCTGTGACTACTGCGTCGCCGCGCACAACCTGCTCGGCAAGATGACCGGCCTGTCGGCCGACGCGCTGCGCGCGATCCGCTCGGCCCAGCCGAACACCGGCGACGCGACGCGCGACGCGCTGATCCGCTTCGTGCTGAACCTGCAACGGACCAGCGGCACGATCACCGACGACGAATTCGCGTCGATCCGCGAAGCCGGCTACACGGACCCACAACTCGCGGAAATCTCGCTCGCGATCGCGCTGACGATCTTCACCAACACGTTCAACCGCATCAACGACACGGTCGTCGATTTCCCGCCCGTGAAGTAA
- a CDS encoding HPr family phosphocarrier protein: protein MYVQIGPAWNRNRGCAARDAAVDAARRFESDILLIANGHGENAKDGAAIAALQVHGGTSAQVLATGPDEEAALHALIPLLQAR, encoded by the coding sequence GTGTACGTTCAAATCGGCCCCGCGTGGAACCGCAACCGCGGTTGCGCCGCACGAGACGCGGCCGTCGACGCGGCACGCCGCTTCGAAAGCGACATCCTGCTGATCGCGAACGGGCATGGCGAGAACGCGAAGGACGGCGCCGCCATCGCAGCGCTGCAGGTACACGGCGGCACGTCGGCCCAGGTGCTGGCCACCGGCCCCGACGAGGAAGCGGCGCTGCACGCGCTGATTCCGTTGCTGCAGGCGCGCTGA
- a CDS encoding zinc ribbon domain-containing protein YjdM: MNAAPACPQCAMENTYPDGTLTVCADCGHEWSAGAGAEAGDEPAGDVVKDANGNVLSDGDSVVLIKDLRVKGSSITLKMGTKVKSIRLVGGDHEVDCKTDMGGFMLKACYLKKV; the protein is encoded by the coding sequence ATGAACGCCGCCCCCGCCTGCCCGCAATGCGCGATGGAAAACACCTACCCGGACGGCACGCTGACCGTGTGCGCGGACTGCGGCCATGAATGGTCGGCCGGCGCCGGCGCCGAAGCGGGCGACGAGCCGGCGGGCGACGTCGTCAAGGACGCGAACGGCAACGTGCTGTCGGACGGCGATTCGGTCGTGCTGATCAAGGACTTGCGCGTGAAGGGCTCGTCGATCACGCTGAAGATGGGCACCAAGGTGAAGAGCATCCGGCTCGTCGGCGGCGATCACGAAGTCGACTGCAAGACCGACATGGGCGGCTTCATGCTGAAGGCCTGCTATCTGAAGAAGGTCTGA